From a single Sphingosinicellaceae bacterium genomic region:
- a CDS encoding MBL fold metallo-hydrolase, whose product MNNQSSPACRSKYAVVHRHLTNLLLAAFTLAALPATARPIEHFTLPDWSTTEVADRDLGGGVHMMESYGGNNGVVVGEDGVLLVDAEWPQLNAKLRARIAALSPLPVRYLVDTHWHWDHVGGNGLWARTGAVILSSPQTRRHIVEAQRASTAPAGQPYARDTRAVPVITVGNGDQLHVGGQTIEIIKVPPAHTDGDLAIRYVEANVIQTGDTFFHGFYPDIDIDHGGTIDGMIAWYDTLYAMCDARTKIIPGHGSVATRDDVKTYQAMLKTVRSRVAAAIAKGLTEEQLIAAHPLDDLDVAWGGNLMKQPYLLAIVYEDLKRPRAR is encoded by the coding sequence GTGAACAATCAGTCTTCCCCGGCTTGCCGATCGAAATACGCCGTCGTTCACCGTCACCTGACAAACCTGCTGCTCGCGGCCTTCACGCTAGCCGCCCTGCCCGCGACCGCTCGCCCCATCGAGCATTTCACGCTGCCGGATTGGAGCACGACCGAGGTCGCCGACCGTGACCTGGGCGGCGGCGTCCACATGATGGAGAGCTACGGCGGCAACAACGGCGTCGTCGTCGGCGAGGACGGCGTGCTGCTGGTCGATGCCGAATGGCCGCAACTCAACGCCAAGCTGCGGGCCCGGATTGCGGCGTTGTCGCCGCTGCCGGTGCGCTACCTGGTCGATACGCACTGGCACTGGGACCATGTCGGCGGCAACGGCCTGTGGGCCCGGACCGGTGCCGTGATCCTGTCGAGCCCGCAGACACGCCGCCATATCGTCGAGGCGCAGCGCGCCAGTACCGCACCCGCAGGGCAGCCGTACGCCAGGGACACGCGCGCTGTTCCGGTCATCACGGTCGGCAACGGCGACCAGCTCCACGTCGGCGGCCAGACGATCGAGATCATCAAGGTTCCCCCGGCTCACACCGACGGCGATCTGGCGATCCGCTATGTCGAGGCGAACGTCATCCAGACCGGCGACACCTTCTTCCACGGCTTCTACCCGGACATCGACATCGACCACGGCGGCACGATCGACGGCATGATCGCCTGGTACGACACGCTGTACGCGATGTGCGACGCGCGGACGAAGATCATCCCGGGGCACGGCAGTGTCGCTACCCGCGACGACGTGAAAACCTACCAGGCCATGCTGAAGACGGTCCGCTCGCGCGTCGCTGCCGCCATCGCGAAAGGACTGACCGAGGAGCAATTGATCGCCGCGCATCCGCTCGACGACCTCGACGTCGCCTGGGGCGGCAACCTGATGAAGCAGCCGTATCTGCTGGCGATCGTGTACGAGGATCTCAAGCGACCCCGCGCTCGGTAG
- a CDS encoding Lrp/AsnC family transcriptional regulator, with protein sequence MSEPLDLHERRILALLQEDASLSMAAIAERVGLSQTPCYRRIDRLERAGIIKRRVALLDREKVGLDAHVFAQVKLNAHGRANLDEFTAAIRGLPEVLECYVLMGPVDFMLRIVARDIKAYERFFFDTLSQLPGIQEVNSTVALSEIKATTALPV encoded by the coding sequence GTGTCCGAACCTCTCGACCTCCACGAGCGTCGCATCCTCGCGCTGTTGCAGGAGGACGCGAGTCTAAGCATGGCGGCGATTGCCGAGCGGGTCGGGCTGTCGCAGACCCCATGCTACCGCCGCATCGACCGGCTCGAGCGCGCCGGCATCATCAAGCGGCGGGTCGCCCTGCTGGACCGCGAGAAGGTCGGGCTCGACGCCCACGTCTTCGCGCAGGTCAAGCTCAATGCCCACGGGCGCGCCAACCTCGACGAGTTCACCGCCGCCATCCGCGGGCTGCCCGAGGTGCTCGAATGCTACGTGCTGATGGGTCCGGTCGACTTCATGCTGCGGATCGTCGCGCGGGACATCAAGGCCTATGAGCGCTTCTTCTTCGATACCCTGTCGCAGCTTCCGGGCATCCAGGAGGTGAATTCGACCGTCGCCTTGTCCGAGATCAAGGCGACGACGGCGTTGCCGGTCTGA